Proteins from a genomic interval of Flammeovirgaceae bacterium SG7u.111:
- a CDS encoding alpha/beta fold hydrolase, whose product MEPLNYTESGDGQVVVLIHGFCENKKLWEAFSALLSMKYRVITLDLPGFGESGCEFRNPSLEDFADKVEATLGLMDIENAIVIGHSLGGYTTLAYADKYPKRLMGFGLFHSTSFADKPEKKEIRTKAIEFIKNNGTEKFVTSFFPALFAPANREVLKNQINYFVKDASSLPELSLTSTMAAMRERPDRRDVLSKAEVPVLFIVGKEDGSVPLAQSMEEAALPKDCSVHILDGVGHMGMIEAREQTLLIIDNFIKYCVSVNTL is encoded by the coding sequence ATGGAACCGCTAAACTATACGGAGAGTGGCGATGGACAAGTGGTGGTCTTGATCCACGGATTTTGTGAGAATAAAAAACTTTGGGAAGCATTTTCAGCCTTGCTTTCTATGAAATACAGAGTGATTACGCTTGATTTGCCCGGTTTTGGTGAAAGTGGATGTGAGTTTAGGAACCCTAGCCTCGAAGATTTTGCCGATAAAGTGGAAGCTACCCTAGGGCTTATGGATATAGAAAATGCCATAGTAATAGGACATTCGCTTGGTGGGTACACAACACTGGCCTATGCTGATAAATACCCTAAGAGATTAATGGGCTTCGGTTTGTTTCACTCTACTTCATTTGCCGATAAGCCAGAGAAAAAGGAAATCAGAACGAAAGCGATAGAATTTATCAAGAACAACGGAACTGAGAAGTTTGTCACTTCCTTCTTTCCAGCGCTTTTTGCACCAGCTAATCGTGAAGTGCTGAAAAATCAGATCAATTATTTCGTAAAAGATGCTTCGAGCTTGCCAGAGCTATCCCTCACAAGTACTATGGCGGCAATGCGTGAGCGCCCTGATAGGAGAGACGTACTTTCCAAAGCTGAAGTACCTGTATTGTTTATAGTAGGAAAAGAGGATGGTTCTGTTCCTTTGGCTCAGAGCATGGAAGAGGCAGCCTTGCCTAAAGATTGCTCAGTACATATTCTTGATGGTGTGGGGCACATGGGT
- a CDS encoding SDR family oxidoreductase, whose product MKELKNKVVWITGASSGIGEALAHAFAKLGSKVVLSSRKEADLKKVVSDAGLGEEDCLVVPLDLEKYDGYEVLAAEVMAKFGRIDVLINNGGVSQRSYFAETELGVFERIMKINFMGTVALTKAVLPFMAAQRSGVLVTVSSVTGKFGTPLRTGYAGSKHAVVGFYDALRAEVWKDGLEVLIVCPGYIKTKLSLNAFMGDGSLQGKMDSGQKNGLSPELCAHKIISAIKKGKREIYPGGFKEVAGVYLKRFFPALMAKVVRKVNVR is encoded by the coding sequence ATGAAGGAACTGAAAAATAAAGTGGTATGGATTACGGGGGCATCTTCTGGAATAGGAGAGGCTTTGGCCCATGCTTTTGCCAAGTTGGGCAGCAAAGTGGTACTTTCTTCTAGAAAAGAAGCCGATCTTAAAAAAGTAGTTTCAGATGCTGGGCTTGGTGAAGAGGATTGCCTAGTCGTACCTCTTGATTTGGAAAAGTACGATGGGTACGAAGTGTTGGCAGCTGAAGTGATGGCTAAGTTTGGGAGGATAGATGTTCTTATCAACAATGGAGGAGTAAGTCAGCGATCCTATTTTGCCGAAACAGAACTAGGCGTTTTTGAGAGGATAATGAAAATAAACTTTATGGGTACGGTGGCACTCACCAAGGCTGTATTGCCCTTTATGGCTGCCCAGAGGTCTGGCGTGCTGGTGACGGTAAGCAGCGTGACGGGCAAGTTCGGTACGCCGCTTCGTACGGGCTATGCAGGATCGAAGCATGCTGTGGTCGGTTTTTACGATGCGCTTAGGGCAGAAGTGTGGAAAGATGGCTTGGAAGTGCTGATCGTTTGCCCAGGCTATATCAAAACCAAGCTGTCGCTAAATGCCTTTATGGGCGATGGGAGTTTGCAAGGAAAAATGGATTCAGGGCAAAAAAATGGCTTATCGCCCGAGCTCTGCGCTCACAAAATTATTAGTGCGATAAAAAAAGGAAAAAGGGAGATTTACCCAGGAGGCTTCAAAGAAGTAGCTGGGGTTTACCTCAAAAGATTTTTCCCTGCACTTATGGCAAAGGTGGTGAGGAAGGTAAATGTGAGGTAA